The Desulfovibrionales bacterium region CCGCTTATTTCTACTTTCCCTTCGGCCAGAGTCTTCAGGGTCAGGACAATTAAAGGGTTCTCCCGTCTTACCCCTTCCTGCCGGATACGCTGAAATAGTTTGTTGGATTCTCCCTCTGCGGCTATTAGTTCCTGTAAGGTATGAGTTCCAAGTTTGCTTCGTAGCTCAGCCCAAAGAGGATCAAATCCTCCCCCAAAAATCGGAAATGTACAATACGTTATAGGAGGGCCTTCGTCAAGGGTCTCGGTAACTACGTGTATCATTACCCCGGTTTCACCCGCTTTTTGATTAATGAGCTTCCAGATGACTTCCTGCCACGTGCCGGCCGGTCCCTTAGGGGCCGCAGGATGAAGGTTGATTATGGCATGTCTCCGGCACATTTCCGGGCTGACAATAAGCATGTATCCGGCCAGCATAATGAGATTATTCCGGAAGTTGCTGATTCG contains the following coding sequences:
- a CDS encoding formyltransferase family protein, whose product is KGEYLVSYLIGWFSTGRDKAARDLLSTAYENMRSGFIPAAIEYVFCNRNMGESAESDKFLELTRDLGLKTITFSSRDFLPEEKRQSMERWRTLYHRAVLERISNFRNNLIMLAGYMLIVSPEMCRRHAIINLHPAAPKGPAGTWQEVIWKLINQKAGETGVMIHVVTETLDEGPPITYCTFPIFGGGFDPLWAELRSKLGTHTLQELIAAEGESNKLFQRIRQEGVRRENPLIVLTLKTLAEGKVEISGKNALAPYCLNKEIDAYLQIS